Genomic window (Marinobacter fonticola):
CGATACTCCGATCATCACCGGTTCAGCGCTGATGGCGCTGGAAGGCAAGGATGATAACGAGATGGGCACTACCGCTGTTAAGAAGCTGGTAGAAGCTCTGGACGATTACATCCCTGAGCCTGAGCGCGCGATCGATCAGCCGTTCCTGATGCCGATCGAGGACGTTTTCTCGATCTCTGGTCGTGGTACGGTTGTGACCGGTCGTGTTGAGCGCGGCATCATCAAGGTGGGCGAGGAAATCGAGATTGTCGGTATCAAGGATACCGTCAAGACCACCTGTACCGGTGTTGAGATGTTCCGTAAGCTGCTGGACGAAGGTCGTGCGGGTGAGAACGTTGGTGTTCTTCTGCGTGGTACCAAACGTGACGACGTTGAGCGTGGTCAGGTTCTGTGTAAGCCGGGCACCATCAAGCCGCACACCAAGTTCGAGTCAGAAGTTTACGTTCTGAGCAAGGAAGAAGGTGGTCGTCACACGCCTTTCTTCAAGGGCTACCGTCCGCAGTTCTACTTCCGTACCACGGATGTCACGGGTGCGTGTGAGCTGCCGGAAGGTGTAGAGATGGTAATGCCTGGCGATAACGTCAAGCTGGTAACCACTCTGATTGCTCCGATTGCCATGGAAGAAGGTCTGCGTTTCGCGATTCGCGAAGGCGGCCGTACCGTTGGCGCAGGTGTTGTTTCCAAGATTATTGAATAAGCACCAGGCAAGTTTAGGTGCAGGCCAGTAGCTCAATTGGCAGAGCAGCGGTCTCCAAAACCGCAGGTTGGGGGTTCGATTCCCTCCTGGCCTGCCATTTTTAATCCTTGGGATACCAAAAGCTGATTCCTATGGAGTCTAAAACAGAACAAGCAACCGGTCGCTTCGATGCATTGAAGTGGCTGGTTGTTTTTGTCTTAATTGCCGCCGGTGTCGTTGGCAACCTCTATTTCGGTGCTGAGTCGCTCCTCTATCGGGTTCTCGGTCTCGTTGTTCTGGCGTTGGTCGCTGCGTTTGTGGCGCTTCAAACCGAACGAGGTCGCCGTTTCGCGCTGCTTTTGAAAGAGGCGCGAGTCGAGATTCGCAAGGTGGTGTGGCCCACGCGTCCCGAGCTCGTGCAGACCACCTTTATTGTGGTCGTATTTGTGCTGGTTGTCGCGCTGCTGCTGTGGGGTATGGACTCGTTGATCAGCTGGCTGGTCTCCGGGATTATCGGGTAACAGGAGAGAGCAATGGCCAAGCGCTGGTATGTCGTGCACGCTTATTCCGGCTTTGAAAAGCACGTAATGCGCACTCTCCATGAGCGTGTTGCCCTGAATAGCTTGGAAGACAGGTTTGGCGAGATTCTCGTGCCGACTGAAGAAGTGGTCGAGATGCGAGAGGGCAAGAAGCGTAAGAGCGAGCGTAAGTTCTATCCGGGTTATGTGTTGGTCCAGATGGAAATGGACGACGAAACCTGGCACATGGTCAAGAACACCCCACGTGTACTCGGTTTTATCGGTGGTACTAAAGATAAGCCTGCGCCGATTACCGAGAAGGAAGCGGAAGCGATATTGCGTCGTGTAGAGAGCGGTGTGGATAAGCCGAAGCCCAAGACGCTGTTTGAGCCGGGTGAAATCGTACGCGTCGTTGAAGGGCCGTTTGCCGACTTCAATGGCGTTGTCGAGGAGGTTGACTACGACAAGAGTCGTGTTAAGGTCGCCGTCCTTATTTTTGGCCGCTCAACGCCTGTTGAGTTGGAGTTTGGTCAGGTCGAGAAAGACTGATCTGCAGATTTTGGCGGGAAGCTCGCGCACACTGGTGACGCGGGCTTTTTGTGTCTGAAGAAGGGGAGCCGAGAGGCGTTCGAACCCACTAGGAGTGAACCATGGCAAAGAAAATCGAAGCCTATATCAAGCTTCAGGTTGCAGCCGGTCAAGCTAACCCAAGCCCCCCTGTTGGTCCGGCTCTGGGTCAGCACGGTGTGAATATCATGGAGTTCTGTAAGGCGTTCAACGCCCAGACCCAGGGTATGGAGCCGGGGCTGCCGACACCGGTCGTTATTACTGTTTACAGTGATCGCAGCTTCACGTTTGTTACCAAAACGCCGCCGGCGTCAGTGCTGTTGAAAAAAGCGGCTGGCATCAAAAGCGGTTCAAGCCGTCCCAATACCGATAAAGTCGGTACTGTAAGCCGGGCGCAGCTTGAGGAAATTGCCAAGACCAAGGAGCCGGATCTGACGGCTGCTGACATGGACGCTGCAGTTCGCACCATTGCGGGCACTGCGCGTAGCATGGGTCTGAACGTGGAGGGTCTGTGAAATGGCTAAGCTGAGCAAGCGTCAAAAGCTGATTCGTGAAAAGGTAGACTCCGCTCGTTCTTACTCGGTTGACGAGGCCGTCGCCCTGCTGGTTGAGTTGGGTGGAAGCGTAAAGTTCAAGGAGTCTATCGACGTAGCCGTGAATCTCGGCGTCGATGCCCGTAAATCCGACCAGGTTGTTCGTAGCTCCACCGTTCTGCCTAACGGAACCGGCAAGTCCGTGCGTGTTGCGGTCTTCACCCAAGGCGCCAACGCTGAAAAAGCGACTGCTGCCGGTGCTGATATCGTAGGCATGGATGATCTGGCCGAAGAAGTTAAAAAAGGCAACCTGGATTTTGACGTTGTTATTGCAACGCCGGATGCAATGCGTGTTGTGGGTCAGTTGGGCCAGATCCTGGGCCCGCGTGGTCTAATGCCGAACCCGAAGGTCGGTACCGTAACGCCCGACGTTGAAACTGCAGTCAAGAATGCCAAGGCGGGTCAGGTCCGTTACCGGACCGACAAGAATGGCATTATCCATGCCCCGATGGGCAATGTGGAATTTCCTGCTCAGTCAATCAAGGAAAACCTTGAGTCGCTGATTGCAGATCTGAAAAAGGCCAAGCCATCCACGGCGAAGGGCGTTTACCTGAAGAAGGTGACTCTGTCCTCCACCATGGGGCCGGGCCTCACTATCGATCAGAGCGGTTTGAACATCTAATCCCTGCTCGATAGATCCTTTGTAGTCTAGGCGGAAGCCAAGGCTGTCAAAGACCGCAGGCCCCCGCGTCGCCCGAAAGGGTGGCAAAGGGTTAAAGCAACGCCTGCGCAGACGGTGTGAAGACGTTCTCTGAACCCAAACACCGTATGGCGCCCTGAAAGGTGCCGAATTGAGAAGGAATGTCTTCGCTATTCGGTGCTGTTAAGGGCTGAGATGGGTTTGCTGACCTTTGTCAGCGAAATCAAGGAGAAATCCAGTGGCAATTCGACTCGAAGACAAGAAGGCGATCGTCGCTGAAGTCAACGAGACTGCCAGTGGTGCTCTGTCTGTGGTCCTGGCTGACTACCGTGGTATCACCTCTGGTGATATGACGGCTCTGCGTGCCAAGGCTCGTGCCGAGCAGGTTCGCCTCAAGGTTGTGCGCAACAACCTGGCGAAACGTGCGATTGAAGGTACCGAGTTTGAGTGCATCAGGGATGTATTGGTTGGCCCGACCATTCTGGCATTCTCGATGGAAGATCCGGGTGCGGCTGCACGCCTGCTGAAGGATTTTGCCAAAGAGAAAGAGGTGTTCGAAATTAAAGGTCTGGCTGTCGGCGGTGAGCTGATGGGTGCAGACCAAATCGATCGCCTGGCCAAGCTTCCGACGCGTCATGAGGCGCTTACGATGCTGGCCGCCGTTACACAGGCA
Coding sequences:
- the tuf gene encoding elongation factor Tu translates to MSKAKFERNKPHVNVGTIGHVDHGKTTLTAALTRVCHEVWGSGESRAFDQIDNAPEERARGITIATSHVEYDSPTRHYAHVDCPGHADYVKNMITGAAQMDGAILVCSAADGPMPQTREHILLSRQVGVPFIVVFLNKADMVDDEELLELVEMEVRDLLSQYDFPGDDTPIITGSALMALEGKDDNEMGTTAVKKLVEALDDYIPEPERAIDQPFLMPIEDVFSISGRGTVVTGRVERGIIKVGEEIEIVGIKDTVKTTCTGVEMFRKLLDEGRAGENVGVLLRGTKRDDVERGQVLCKPGTIKPHTKFESEVYVLSKEEGGRHTPFFKGYRPQFYFRTTDVTGACELPEGVEMVMPGDNVKLVTTLIAPIAMEEGLRFAIREGGRTVGAGVVSKIIE
- the secE gene encoding preprotein translocase subunit SecE — translated: MESKTEQATGRFDALKWLVVFVLIAAGVVGNLYFGAESLLYRVLGLVVLALVAAFVALQTERGRRFALLLKEARVEIRKVVWPTRPELVQTTFIVVVFVLVVALLLWGMDSLISWLVSGIIG
- the nusG gene encoding transcription termination/antitermination protein NusG; the encoded protein is MAKRWYVVHAYSGFEKHVMRTLHERVALNSLEDRFGEILVPTEEVVEMREGKKRKSERKFYPGYVLVQMEMDDETWHMVKNTPRVLGFIGGTKDKPAPITEKEAEAILRRVESGVDKPKPKTLFEPGEIVRVVEGPFADFNGVVEEVDYDKSRVKVAVLIFGRSTPVELEFGQVEKD
- the rplK gene encoding 50S ribosomal protein L11, with product MAKKIEAYIKLQVAAGQANPSPPVGPALGQHGVNIMEFCKAFNAQTQGMEPGLPTPVVITVYSDRSFTFVTKTPPASVLLKKAAGIKSGSSRPNTDKVGTVSRAQLEEIAKTKEPDLTAADMDAAVRTIAGTARSMGLNVEGL
- the rplA gene encoding 50S ribosomal protein L1 — translated: MAKLSKRQKLIREKVDSARSYSVDEAVALLVELGGSVKFKESIDVAVNLGVDARKSDQVVRSSTVLPNGTGKSVRVAVFTQGANAEKATAAGADIVGMDDLAEEVKKGNLDFDVVIATPDAMRVVGQLGQILGPRGLMPNPKVGTVTPDVETAVKNAKAGQVRYRTDKNGIIHAPMGNVEFPAQSIKENLESLIADLKKAKPSTAKGVYLKKVTLSSTMGPGLTIDQSGLNI
- the rplJ gene encoding 50S ribosomal protein L10, coding for MAIRLEDKKAIVAEVNETASGALSVVLADYRGITSGDMTALRAKARAEQVRLKVVRNNLAKRAIEGTEFECIRDVLVGPTILAFSMEDPGAAARLLKDFAKEKEVFEIKGLAVGGELMGADQIDRLAKLPTRHEALTMLAAVTQAPITKLARTLNEIPSKVTRAVAAVRDQKQDAA